GGCGTGGGGGCGGCTGGGGGCGTACGACCGGGCTCTCGAGCGCGCGCGGGCGGCGGCGCGGATGGACCCGCTGGAGCCCGCCTGGCGGGTGCTCGAGGCGGAACTCCTGGCGGCGCGGGGGGACCGCCTGGCGGCGGCGGAGGCGTATGGGGAGGCGCTTCGCCTGGCCCCCTCGCGGGCGGACGTGCGGGTCCGGCGGGGGGACCTCTACGCGGCGCTTTCGATGTGGGCGCTCGCGGCGGACGATTACCGGGAGGCGCTGGCGCTGCGGCCGGGGGACCGGGGGCTGACGCTGGCCCTGGCGCGGGCGCTTTCGTCAGCCGGCGAGGCGGCGGCCGCGCGCCGGACGCTCGAGGCATGGCTCCGCGCGCACCCGGAGGACGCGGAGGCGAAGCGCCTTCGCGACGCCCTGCCGGGGCGGTAGCGCGGGACTCTTCCGGGGTGCGGACGAACGGGATCCCCCCCTTTTTCCGCAGCTGTTTTTCGGGATATCGCCCTCCGGGAGGGTTGCTTCCCCGGATGCTGGAAAGATGCCCGAAGGAGAACTAGAGCGCTCTCCTTTTCTGGGGCCGCTTTTCGAAGGATTCGTGGCCTCGGAGATCGTCAAGCATCAGATCGGCTGCGGGCGGCGTCCGGAGATCTACTTCTACCGGGACCGTCAGGGCCTGGAGGTCGATTTCATCGTCCCGGCGGGTGCGGGTCGCATGCTTCTGGTCGAAGCCAAAGCGGGTCGGACGGCGTTTCCCGACCAGGGGCGCCCCATTGTCCGCCTGGCGGCATCTCTTCGCGGCCGTTCGTGGAAGGGCTTCCTGGTGTATCGTCCCACCGGCGCGCCGACGGAGGTTTCCGCTCTTCTTCCCGGAGTTCGGGCGGGCCCGTTGAAGCGTCTCGTCGCCGAACTGGGGCGTCGCCCGTCCTGAGGTCCTCCGCCGCCCGGCTTCCGGAAACCGTGCCTACCCGCCATCCTTGTCGCGCGTTCCCTTCGTAAAAAGGTTCGTCGGCGCCCCGGGCGCGGTATAATCCGCTCGGCTCCGGGCGAGAGAGAGGCGATGGTCGAGCTGGCGTCGTACCTGTTCCTGGTTTCCCTTTTTCTGGCGCTCGTTCTGACGCCGCTGGGGGCGCGTGGGGCGCGCCGCTGGGGGATTCTGGACCATCCCGGCCCGCGGAAGATTCATCTTGAACCCGTGCCGCTCTCCGGCGGCTGGGCGCTTTTCGGCGCGCTGACCCTGGTCGTCTGGGGCCATCTGGGGGCGGCGTATCTGCTCCGCGGCGTCGAGCCTCCGGGGTTCCTTCCGGACCTGGGGCGCAAGCTCCTCGGGCAGGCGCCCTCGTTGTCGCTCAAGATCCTTCCGATCTGGCTTGGCGCGGCGGCGATTTTCGTCCTGGGGCTCCTGGACGACCTGCGCGGGGTCTCGGCGCGCGCACGGCTTGTCGTCCAGGGGTTGGTGGCGGCCGCTCTGGTGGCGCTCGGCTACGGCCCGTCGCTTACGTTTTTTCCGCCGTGGGCAGCCGGCGCGATCGGCGTCCTTTGGATCGTCGGGGTCACGAACGCCTTCAATTTCCTGGACGGCCTCGACGGGCTGGCGGCGGGGGTGGCGTTCGTCGGGACGCTGGCGCTCCTGACGATCATGGGAGTGAGCGACCAGCCGAACGTGGTCCTGCTGTGCGCCGCGTGGGCGGGGATGCTTCTCGGGTTTCTAAGGTACAACGCGCATCCGGCGCGCGTCTTCCTGGGAAGTTCGGGGAGCCTCCTCGTCGGCTATTTCATGGCGATGGCGACGCTGCTTCTGACGTTCTGCGCGGGTCCGGCGAAGAACCCCCTGGCTTCCGTGTTTACGCCCCTTTTCGTCGTGGCTCTTCCGCTCTACGACACCGCCTCGGTGATTCTCATTCGGCTTCGCGAGAAGCGTCCGCTCATGACGGGCGACCGGAGCCACTTCCACCACCGTCTCATGAGGATCGGTTTTTCGCACCGTCAGGCGGTGGCGTTCGTGTGCCTGATGGCGTTCGCGGTGGCTCTGAGCGCGGTGCGGCTCGTGTACGCCACGCCGCGCGGAACGGCGATCATCCTGCTGCAGATCGGGGCTTTGCTGGCCGTTCTCGTCCTGGCGGAGAGGGTCGTGATGCGGGCGCGCGGACGCGAGAAGGGGCAGGCCCGTTCCGGGTCCGCCGCTTCGGGGGTTTTCAGCGTGGCCGACGCGAGGAGCGAGGCGTGGCGGAAGGATCGCTAAGGCGCGCGCCTTGTGGCCTCCAGGATCCGCTCATAGAGCGCCAGGGTTTCCTCGCACACCCTTTCGGCGGAAAACTCGCGGACCGCCCTCGCGCGGCCGGCCGCGCCCATCCGCTCGCGGAGGCCGGGATCGCGGATCAAGGTTCGGAGGGCCTCGGCCAGGGCGGCCGGATCGCGGGGCGGGACCAGAAGCCCTTCGCGACCGTGCGTCACCGCATCGCGGCAGCCGGGGACGTCGGTCGTGACGACGGGTTTTCCCGCCGCCATGGCTTCGAGGATCGTCATCGCAAGACCCTCGCGGTACGAGGGCAGGCAGACGACATGGCTTCGGGCCAGAAGTCCCGGCATATCTGTCACCCATCCGGTCCATTCGACGACCCCCTCCCTCATCCAGTCCCGGATCTCGGCTTCCGAGATCGATGCGGGATTACCGGGGTCGGGCCGGCCCGCAAGGAGGAATCGGGCGCGAACGCCGGTCTGGTGGAGCTTCCGTGCTGCTTGGACGAACTCGATGACCCCCTTAGGGCGCAGAAGGCGCGCCGGAAGGACCACGATCGGCATACCCTCGGCCGGTGCGTGCTTCGGTTGAAAGCGTTCGATATCCACTCCGGAGCCTGGAATGACCCTCGTGCGTTCGGGCGTCGCCAATCCCCGGCGTTCGAATTCGCTTCTGTCCTCTTCGTTCTGAAAAAGAAAAAACACGTTTCGGCGTCGGAAGGCCGGCCGAAGCATCCGGAGAACGCCCTCTCGGGCGGTGCGGAAGAGCGCCCCATGCCGATCGAAAAGGTATCCGAGACCCGTAACGGCGTTGAGGACGGCCGGCACGCGGGCCGCGGCGGCGGCGAGGGTTCCGTAAAGCACGGGTTTCAGAGTGAGGTGATGGACCAAACGGGGCTTGATTTTCCGATAGAAGGGCGCCAGACGGGCGAGCGAGACGGCCTCCCGAAACGGCTCCATTCCTTTTCGGGAAAGATTGACGCGGTGGATTTCCGCGCCGAGCGCCTGGAGCGCCTTTTCATCGCCTCCGGGGGGAAGCGCCACGTGGACGTCGTAGCCCGCGCGGATCGCGCTTTGGATCAGCTCTTTCCGGTGGATCGCGACATGCCACCAGACGATGTCCACGTAGAGCAGGCGGCGATATACCTGAGCCGTTGCCGTGCTTTCTCGGAAATCCGGCTTGACGATAAGCCGGATTTATACGATGTAACTCTCATTCCGGCAAGCACGGCGCGATCCCAACCCTGGACTCGCTTTCCCCGCTGGAGTCGGCCGTGTGTGGGATAGCCGGCATCTTCTCCTACGGACCGGACGGGCCGCTCGTGGACAACGCGGAACTCGTGCGGATGAGGGACCGCATGGCTTCCCGGGGCCCGGATGGCGCCGGCCTTTGGCGTTCGGAAGACGGGCGAATCGCCCTCGCCCACCGCCGCCTGGCGATCCTCGACCCTTCTCCCGCCGGTGTCCAACCCATGAGCTCTCCCGACGGGTCCTTGGTGATCGTCTTCAACGGCGAGATCTACAACTATCGGGAGCTTCGCCGGGACCTGGAGAAAGAGGGAGCTGTCTTTCGAACCCAAACCGATACCGAGGTCCTCCTGAACCTTTACGCCCGCGATGGAGAGCGGATGGTCGAACGCCTCCGGGGCATGTACGCTTTCGCCTTGTGGAATGCCCGCACGCGAACTCTGCTCCTGGCCCGGGACCCTTTCGGAATCAAGCCTCTATACCTGGCCGACGACGGTCATACCCTGCGCTTCGCTTCGCAAGTGAAGGCGATCGCGGCGGGCGGCCGAGTGTCGATGGACGTGAGCGCTCCCGGAATCACAGGGTTCTTCATCTGGGGGCACGTGCCGGAACCTTGGACGTGGCTCAAGGCGGTTCGCCCCCTTCCCGCGGGCTCCTGCCTGCAAGTGCGCGAAGGAGCCCCTTTGGCCTCTCCACGGCGACACTTCGACCTCCGGGAGGAGATCCTGGCGGCCGAGGAAAGCTCCGTCGGATCGGACTCGCCCGCGGAGCAGGTCCTGGAAGCGCTTCGCCAGAGCGTCCGCTTCCACATGGTTTCCGACGTCCCGGTGGGGCTTTTTCTCTCGGCGGGAAAGGACTCCAACCTCATCGCAGCCTTCGCCGTGCGGGAGTGTAAAACACCTCTCCGGACGGTGACGCTCTCTTTTGACGAATACAAAGGCACGGTCCAGGATGAATCGACCGGGGCTGCGGAAAGTGCGCGTCTCCTCGGCACGGTCCACCACGAGGCGACGATTCTCCGGCCGGATTTCGAGCAGGAACGGGACCGCCTCCTGGAGTGCATGGACCAGCCTACGATCGACGGCGTGAACACGTACTTCGTCAGTCGGGCCGCTTCGCGGATTGGACTCAAGGTCGCTCTCTCGGGCCTCGGTGG
The nucleotide sequence above comes from Planctomycetota bacterium. Encoded proteins:
- a CDS encoding tetratricopeptide repeat protein; its protein translation is AWGRLGAYDRALERARAAARMDPLEPAWRVLEAELLAARGDRLAAAEAYGEALRLAPSRADVRVRRGDLYAALSMWALAADDYREALALRPGDRGLTLALARALSSAGEAAAARRTLEAWLRAHPEDAEAKRLRDALPGR
- a CDS encoding DUF4143 domain-containing protein, which translates into the protein MPEGELERSPFLGPLFEGFVASEIVKHQIGCGRRPEIYFYRDRQGLEVDFIVPAGAGRMLLVEAKAGRTAFPDQGRPIVRLAASLRGRSWKGFLVYRPTGAPTEVSALLPGVRAGPLKRLVAELGRRPS
- a CDS encoding MraY family glycosyltransferase, with product MVELASYLFLVSLFLALVLTPLGARGARRWGILDHPGPRKIHLEPVPLSGGWALFGALTLVVWGHLGAAYLLRGVEPPGFLPDLGRKLLGQAPSLSLKILPIWLGAAAIFVLGLLDDLRGVSARARLVVQGLVAAALVALGYGPSLTFFPPWAAGAIGVLWIVGVTNAFNFLDGLDGLAAGVAFVGTLALLTIMGVSDQPNVVLLCAAWAGMLLGFLRYNAHPARVFLGSSGSLLVGYFMAMATLLLTFCAGPAKNPLASVFTPLFVVALPLYDTASVILIRLREKRPLMTGDRSHFHHRLMRIGFSHRQAVAFVCLMAFAVALSAVRLVYATPRGTAIILLQIGALLAVLVLAERVVMRARGREKGQARSGSAASGVFSVADARSEAWRKDR
- a CDS encoding glycosyltransferase family 4 protein, encoding MDIVWWHVAIHRKELIQSAIRAGYDVHVALPPGGDEKALQALGAEIHRVNLSRKGMEPFREAVSLARLAPFYRKIKPRLVHHLTLKPVLYGTLAAAAARVPAVLNAVTGLGYLFDRHGALFRTAREGVLRMLRPAFRRRNVFFLFQNEEDRSEFERRGLATPERTRVIPGSGVDIERFQPKHAPAEGMPIVVLPARLLRPKGVIEFVQAARKLHQTGVRARFLLAGRPDPGNPASISEAEIRDWMREGVVEWTGWVTDMPGLLARSHVVCLPSYREGLAMTILEAMAAGKPVVTTDVPGCRDAVTHGREGLLVPPRDPAALAEALRTLIRDPGLRERMGAAGRARAVREFSAERVCEETLALYERILEATRRAP